The following are encoded together in the Lathyrus oleraceus cultivar Zhongwan6 chromosome 3, CAAS_Psat_ZW6_1.0, whole genome shotgun sequence genome:
- the LOC127128911 gene encoding alkaline/neutral invertase A, mitochondrial — MTAINLISNCTMKPSSRFLLIGRKKSSFLSRCHHHSLTMSNKPLVLNLNHKTMHYPSSIFQFGRLMNGFQQVLRLPSWNLCHSTTCLRIRATKTERVSCIDGVSFKAREFSNSVETKGRGDGEDTKEKNCDGLKNCDEEETDVEKEAWKLLQKALVTYCDTPIGTVAANDESDKGSPLNYDQVFIRDFVPSALAFLLKGEKEIVKNFLLHTLQLQSWEKTVDCYSPGQGLMPASFKVKTMEFDDKETGEVLDPDFGESAIGRVAPVDSGLWWIILLRAYGKLTGDYTLQEKLEVQTGLQMILNLCLSDGFDMFPSLLVTDGSCMIDRRMGIHGHPLEIQALFYSALRSAREMVIINDEHSNLVGEINNRLSALSFHIREYYWLDMRKVNEIYRYKTEEYSLDATNKFNIYPEQIPMWLMDWVPEEGGYLIGNLQPAHMDFRFFMLGNLWAIVSSLGTPRQNKSILNLIESKWDDLVGEMPLKICYPALEHEEWRLITGSDPKNTPWSYHNGGSWPTLMWQFTLACIKMGRTDLAEKAVGLAEKRLPFDSWPEYYDTKTGRFIGKQARLFQTWTLAGFLASKMLLKHPEIASLLCWDEDLDILESCVCVLNKSGRTKCSRDVAKSHILV, encoded by the exons ATGACCGCTATCAACCTGATTAGTAATTGTACCATGAAACCTTCCTCTAGATTTCTCCTAATTGGTAGAAAGAAATCATCTTTTCTCTCAAGATGTCACCACCATTCTCTTACAATGTCTAATAAACCTCTTGTTCTCAATCTTAATCACAAAACCATGCACTACCCTTCTTCTATCTTTCAATTTGGACGCCTAATGAACGGTTTTCAACAAGTTTTACGGTTACCCTCTTGGAACTTGTGCCATTCAACAACATGTCTCAGAATAAGAGCAACCAAAACAGAAAGAGTTTCTTGTATTGATGGAGTGTCCTTCAAGGCACGTGAATTCTCGAACTCCGTCGAGACCAAGGGTAGAGGAGATGGAGAAGATACgaaggagaagaattgtgatggTTTGAAGAATTGTGATGAGGAAGAAACAGATGTGGAGAAAGAAGCATGGAAATTATTGCAAAAAGCACTTGTTACGTATTGTGATACACCGATTGGAACCGTTGCGGCAAATGATGAATCGGATAAAGGCTCACCTTTGAATTATGATCAGGTTTTTATCAGAGATTTTGTCCCTTCTGCTCTTGCTTTCTTGCTCAAAGGAGAAAAAGAGATTGTCAAGAACTTTCTCCTTCATACCTTGCAACTCCAG AGTTGGGAGAAAACAGTGGATTGCTATAGCCCGGGACAGGGCTTGATGCCTGCAAGTTTCAAAGTTAAAACTATGGAATTTGATGACAAAGAGACAGGAGAGGTTTTAGATCCTGATTTTGGAGAATCAGCCATCGGTCGCGTTGCTCCGGTCGATTCAG GATTGTGGTGGATCATTCTGCTTAGGGCTTATGGAAAACTGACTGGTGACTATACCTTGCAAGAAAAGTTGGAAGTTCAAACAGGCTTACAAATGATCCTTAACTTGTGTTTATCAGATGGATTTGACATGTTTCCTTCTCTGCTAGTAACTGATGGATCTTGCATGATAGATAGAAGGATGGGTATTCATGGCCACCCTCTTGAGATTCAAGCATTATTTTACTCGGCTCTTCGCTCGGCTCGTGAAATGGTTATCATAAACGATGAACATAGTAATCTGGTCGGCGAAATCAACAATAGACTAAGTGCATTGTCTTTTCACATTAGAGAGTATTATTGGTTGGATATGAGAAAGGTGAATGAAATCTATAGGTATAAAACAGAAGAGTACTCTTTAGATGCAACTAACAAGTTCAACATTTATCCAGAACAAATTCCAATGTGGTTAATGGATTGGGTTCCGGAAGAAGGTGGTTATTTGATAGGAAACCTGCAACCTGCTCACATGGATTTTCGGTTTTTCATGCTTGGAAATCTTTGGGCTATCGTTTCGTCTTTAGGTACACCGAGACAGAACAAATCGATTTTGAATCTTATAGAATCAAAATGGGATGATCTCGTTGGTGAAATGCCGCTTAAGATATGTTATCCTGCCTTGGAACATGAAGAATGGCGCTTAATCACCGGCAGCGATCCTAAGAATAC TCCTTGGTCATATCACAATGGCGGATCTTGGCCTACTCTGATGTGGCAG TTTACGTTAGCATGCATCAAAATGGGAAGGACGGATCTAGCCGAGAAGGCGGTTGGTTTGGCGGAGAAAAGGCTTCCATTTGATTCATGGCCGGAATACTACGACACGAAAACGGGAAGATTTATTGGAAAACAAGCCAGGCTTTTTCAAACATGGACATTAGCCGGGTTTCTTGCATCTAAGATGCTTTTGAAGCATCCTGAAATAGCATCATTGTTATGTTGGGATGAAGATCTTGATATTCTTGAATCATGTGTTTGTGTACTTAATAAGAGTGGTAGGACAAAATGCTCTCGTGATGTTGCAAAGTCACACATTTTAGTATGA